A single genomic interval of Rosistilla ulvae harbors:
- a CDS encoding Gfo/Idh/MocA family protein, with the protein MSLDRRKFIASAATAGALCSAPAIHGAGKAPMYRTALIGSGWWGTNILREAIASQQVKVVAICDVDQDKRELAAEEIEDLCGDQAKVYGDFREMLDREEIDIVVIATPDHWHALNAIAALEKGCHVFVEKPTGHTIGESRAMVDVADATDRIVQVGLHRRIGPHHVSANQFLKEGNAGTIGSVRMFVHSKGGVEKPSRNSEPPETLDWDMYCGPAPLRPFNRKIHPGGFRHFLDFANGTLGDWGVHWLDQMLWWSEEPYPKSVYSTGGRPVRGAAVLNATEQTTDAPDSQIAVYQFDSFSATWEHRKFAGNGPERHSVGCYFYGDRGTLHVGWRDGWTFYPSDAKKPIQHQDAQLQEPDGHNMKLLWADFLKSIESGKQPACNALIGHQATNLALLGMLSMKLGRSIAWDGKTETIPGDEQANQLLRREYRGPWQYPG; encoded by the coding sequence ATGTCCTTGGATCGCCGAAAGTTCATTGCTTCTGCCGCAACCGCCGGGGCACTCTGTTCCGCTCCGGCGATCCATGGTGCCGGCAAGGCGCCGATGTATCGAACCGCTCTGATCGGCTCGGGCTGGTGGGGGACTAATATTCTGCGAGAAGCGATCGCTTCGCAGCAGGTGAAAGTCGTGGCGATCTGCGATGTCGATCAAGACAAACGAGAACTTGCGGCCGAAGAGATCGAAGACTTGTGTGGCGACCAGGCCAAGGTGTATGGCGATTTCCGCGAGATGTTGGATCGCGAAGAAATCGATATCGTGGTCATCGCGACTCCCGATCATTGGCATGCGCTCAACGCGATCGCCGCGTTGGAAAAGGGTTGCCACGTCTTCGTCGAAAAACCGACGGGGCATACGATCGGTGAAAGCCGCGCGATGGTCGATGTGGCGGATGCGACCGATCGGATCGTCCAAGTGGGGCTGCACCGGCGTATCGGCCCCCATCACGTATCGGCCAACCAATTTTTAAAAGAGGGTAACGCGGGAACGATTGGATCGGTGCGCATGTTCGTCCACAGCAAAGGGGGCGTGGAGAAGCCCTCACGCAATTCGGAGCCACCCGAGACGCTCGACTGGGACATGTATTGTGGACCGGCACCGCTGCGTCCCTTCAATCGAAAAATTCACCCAGGCGGGTTCCGGCATTTCTTGGACTTTGCCAACGGAACGCTCGGCGACTGGGGCGTTCATTGGTTGGATCAAATGTTGTGGTGGTCGGAAGAACCCTATCCTAAGAGCGTCTATTCGACTGGTGGCCGCCCAGTACGTGGCGCTGCGGTGCTGAACGCAACCGAACAAACGACCGATGCTCCCGACAGCCAGATCGCGGTCTACCAATTCGATTCGTTTTCTGCGACTTGGGAACATCGCAAGTTTGCCGGCAATGGCCCCGAACGACACAGCGTCGGTTGCTATTTTTACGGCGACCGAGGAACGTTGCACGTCGGCTGGCGCGACGGTTGGACGTTCTATCCGTCGGATGCGAAGAAGCCGATCCAACATCAAGACGCTCAACTTCAAGAACCCGATGGCCATAACATGAAATTGTTATGGGCCGACTTTCTAAAGTCGATCGAGTCGGGAAAACAACCGGCTTGCAATGCCTTAATCGGGCACCAAGCAACCAATCTTGCGTTGTTGGGAATGTTGTCGATGAAGCTGGGACGCAGTATCGCTTGGGACGGTAAAACCGAAACGATCCCTGGGGACGAGCAAGCGAATCAATTGTTGCGCCGCGAATATCGTGGCCCTTGGCAATACCCAGGGTGA
- a CDS encoding response regulator: MNIRLLIVDDHEVVRLGLRNLLTDVEVEIVGEAVTSAEALEFLTKQTPDIVLLDIRMPGGDGLAALGRIKLDYPDLPVLLLSAYDNPTYVARAVALGAAGYLLKDCERSKLVEAIRLCAGGGSAWTRDELRRVTGALATPRIASDIDVPLTQRESEVLRQMALGLTNKEIAKALDISYETVKEHVQHILRKVGVTDRTQAAVWAVRKNLV, translated from the coding sequence ATGAATATCCGATTGCTTATCGTTGATGACCACGAAGTTGTTCGATTGGGGTTGCGCAACCTTCTGACCGACGTCGAGGTGGAAATTGTGGGCGAAGCGGTCACTTCCGCCGAAGCTTTGGAATTCCTGACGAAGCAAACCCCCGACATCGTTCTCTTGGACATCCGGATGCCTGGCGGAGACGGCCTGGCGGCGTTGGGACGGATCAAATTGGATTATCCCGACCTTCCCGTTCTGTTGCTGTCGGCCTACGACAATCCAACCTACGTAGCCCGCGCCGTCGCTTTAGGGGCCGCAGGCTATCTGTTGAAGGATTGCGAACGGAGCAAATTGGTCGAAGCGATCCGATTGTGCGCCGGCGGCGGGTCGGCCTGGACACGAGACGAACTGCGTCGTGTTACCGGTGCATTGGCGACGCCACGAATCGCATCGGACATCGATGTTCCACTGACCCAGCGTGAAAGCGAAGTCCTGCGACAGATGGCGTTGGGATTGACCAACAAAGAGATCGCCAAAGCGCTCGATATCAGTTACGAGACGGTCAAAGAGCATGTCCAACACATCCTCCGCAAGGTGGGCGTCACCGACCGTACTCAAGCGGCTGTCTGGGCGGTCCGCAAGAACTTGGTTTAG
- a CDS encoding sensor histidine kinase, with protein sequence MFRMLSGIFSSMSLERKCLLFFGAALLLLMFFAFSIVEVIAQRLVSQKIQQSAKDYANTILAREHWRVMMTDAVKKQRQQIIGKEKVDDESLDKLLARDWETLDKLDVYLLKKKKHAAEVIALDEGPTLQDLREPIVSTDPEERAKLKDLEVRYREYLTRHYTENRPNFLQASELDDNDNFMHLTLQPLFEERGPVGDRYIFYDPIFFKPICMTCHTSPNFNFFSDLPNEEFAEQLVAATPFRAVRVSMPYKETEASATWIRAVVMALAMLIIAITLAVLHMILRYLVLHPLQHLRDVSDSISRGNTELRAEIDTEDEFNELADAFNRMLRHLTETQDQLREVNRELDQRVDQLAQLNLQLYEANRLKSDFLANMSHELRTPLNSIIGFSDVLKGLQTLTDKQRNYASNIEKSGRVLLEMINDILDLAKVEAGKMEVRPSRFDIVSVVSSQCDMVRSLSNEKNIDLSIDADDDLPRVLQDQNKIGQILTNLLGNAIKFTPEGGLITAKIELADNDRFRLMVTDTGIGIPEDDQKVIFEKFRQSKVVLDNDGLTREFSGTGLGLSIVKELCKLLGGEVTFTSELGRGSTFIVTLPLELRNDNAAETSDPMLDSIKAAVR encoded by the coding sequence ATGTTCCGAATGCTATCGGGCATCTTTTCGTCGATGAGCCTGGAGCGGAAATGTCTGCTGTTCTTCGGCGCAGCGCTTCTGCTGCTGATGTTCTTTGCGTTTTCGATTGTTGAAGTCATCGCACAGCGATTGGTTTCGCAAAAGATTCAACAGAGCGCCAAGGACTACGCCAACACCATCCTCGCGCGCGAGCACTGGCGGGTGATGATGACCGATGCGGTCAAGAAGCAACGTCAACAGATCATCGGCAAGGAGAAGGTCGATGACGAATCGTTGGACAAACTGTTGGCACGCGATTGGGAAACGCTGGACAAATTGGATGTCTATCTGCTGAAAAAGAAGAAACACGCGGCCGAAGTGATCGCGTTGGACGAAGGGCCGACGCTGCAGGATCTTCGCGAACCGATCGTGTCGACCGATCCCGAAGAACGGGCGAAATTGAAGGATCTAGAGGTTCGCTACCGCGAATATCTGACGCGGCACTACACCGAAAACCGGCCCAATTTCCTGCAAGCAAGCGAACTGGACGACAACGACAACTTCATGCATCTGACCCTGCAACCGCTGTTCGAAGAGCGCGGTCCGGTCGGCGATCGGTACATCTTCTACGATCCGATCTTCTTCAAGCCGATCTGCATGACATGCCACACCAGCCCGAACTTCAATTTCTTCAGCGATCTGCCGAACGAAGAGTTCGCTGAACAATTGGTCGCCGCTACGCCGTTTCGGGCTGTACGCGTCAGCATGCCCTATAAAGAGACCGAAGCGTCGGCCACTTGGATCCGCGCCGTCGTGATGGCTTTGGCAATGTTGATCATCGCAATCACGTTGGCGGTGTTGCACATGATCCTGCGTTATTTGGTTCTGCATCCGCTGCAGCACTTGCGTGACGTCAGCGATTCGATCTCGCGAGGTAACACCGAATTGCGGGCCGAGATCGATACCGAGGACGAATTCAACGAACTGGCCGACGCGTTCAATCGCATGCTTCGCCACCTGACCGAAACCCAGGATCAATTGCGGGAAGTCAACCGCGAACTGGATCAACGCGTAGACCAATTGGCTCAATTGAACCTGCAGTTATATGAAGCGAACCGTCTGAAGAGCGATTTCCTGGCCAATATGAGCCATGAATTGCGAACGCCGTTGAACAGCATCATCGGTTTTTCAGATGTTCTAAAGGGGCTGCAGACGTTGACCGACAAGCAACGCAATTACGCGTCGAACATCGAAAAGAGTGGTCGCGTGCTGTTGGAGATGATCAACGATATCCTCGACTTGGCAAAGGTCGAGGCGGGGAAAATGGAGGTGCGCCCGTCGCGGTTCGATATCGTTTCGGTCGTCAGTTCCCAGTGTGACATGGTCCGAAGTCTTTCGAACGAAAAAAACATCGACCTGTCGATCGATGCCGACGACGATTTGCCACGCGTCCTGCAGGATCAGAATAAAATCGGTCAGATCCTGACAAATTTGCTGGGCAATGCGATCAAGTTCACGCCCGAAGGGGGCCTGATCACCGCCAAGATCGAACTCGCCGATAACGATCGATTCCGGCTGATGGTGACCGATACCGGAATTGGGATTCCGGAAGATGACCAGAAGGTGATCTTCGAAAAGTTTCGGCAGAGCAAGGTTGTGCTCGACAACGACGGACTGACTCGCGAGTTCTCCGGCACCGGATTGGGGTTGTCGATCGTGAAAGAACTGTGCAAGTTGCTCGGGGGAGAAGTCACGTTCACCAGTGAGTTGGGCCGCGGTAGTACCTTTATTGTCACCTTGCCGTTGGAATTGCGGAACGACAATGCCGCGGAGACTTCCGACCCGATGCTCGATTCCATCAAGGCGGCCGTCCGCTAA
- a CDS encoding histidinol-phosphatase HisJ family protein — MIYESHSHTPLCKHAQGTPTEYAAAAHRAGMPGITITCHNPMPDRFSVHVRMDPEQWDEYIRIVAQAAEEWRGKVDVRLGLEADYYPGHVDFVRKQIAENPLSYVIGSVHPQTPEYRRDFRTDDPLRDQITYFNMLADAAETGLFDCISHPDLIKNETPDDWQTERLLDTIARVLDRIAASNTAMELNTSGRYKKITEMNPFPQMLQMMHEREIPVVIGADAHVPDRVGEGYPEALALLQQAGYDEVLYFIDRQPQRVAISQALQYDWGK; from the coding sequence ATGATTTACGAATCCCATTCCCACACACCACTTTGTAAACACGCCCAGGGAACACCCACCGAATACGCGGCAGCAGCCCACCGCGCCGGCATGCCAGGGATCACGATCACATGCCACAACCCGATGCCCGACCGGTTCTCGGTACACGTTCGCATGGATCCCGAACAATGGGATGAATACATCCGAATCGTTGCCCAAGCGGCTGAAGAATGGCGTGGCAAGGTCGATGTCCGTCTGGGCTTGGAAGCCGACTACTATCCAGGGCACGTCGATTTTGTCCGCAAACAGATCGCCGAAAATCCACTCAGCTACGTGATCGGATCGGTTCATCCGCAGACCCCCGAATATCGCCGTGACTTCCGCACCGACGATCCGTTGCGCGATCAGATCACCTACTTCAACATGCTTGCCGATGCTGCGGAGACCGGGCTGTTTGATTGCATCTCCCATCCCGACCTGATCAAAAACGAAACGCCCGACGACTGGCAGACCGAACGCTTGCTCGACACGATCGCCCGTGTGTTGGACCGGATCGCAGCTTCCAACACGGCGATGGAGCTGAACACCAGCGGACGCTACAAAAAGATCACCGAGATGAATCCCTTCCCTCAGATGTTGCAGATGATGCACGAACGCGAGATCCCCGTCGTGATCGGCGCCGACGCGCATGTCCCCGACCGCGTCGGGGAAGGTTATCCCGAAGCACTTGCGCTGTTGCAGCAAGCCGGGTACGACGAAGTCCTCTACTTCATCGATCGTCAGCCGCAACGCGTCGCGATCTCCCAAGCCCTTCAATACGACTGGGGTAAATAG
- a CDS encoding DUF1501 domain-containing protein: MFADTSHRDVASRRRWLQTCSSGFGMLALSSLQQQATAAPTVPLVNPKAKSVILCYMSGGVSHVDSFDPKPQLVKDHGKSMPVKVERTQFNNNGKIFGSPFAFKPYGESGLEISEIFPELGSCADHLAIVRSATTNVNEHAQGNFAIHTGFPFLGHPSAGAWISYGLGAANENLPSYVVLQSGGAVPPHGGVGLFSSGYLPAQHQASILQADKLDAVPNIRPAQSLTLQRQRLDFVRQIDSEFADLARNRQVDAAIENFETAFRMQSAVPEICDISDETDATMSLYGIDDPDPSRSAYGRQALLARKLVEQGVRFVELSCLTRGIGAGGAANPWDQHGDLEKGHRAMAGQVDRPIAALIKDLEARGLLDETLIVFTGEFGRTPFSQGSNGRDHNPFGFSLWLAGGGIRGGTTYGATDELGYRAVEKPCTIYDVWATVLHQLGIDHEKLTFRSGGRDFRLTDVHGNVLNEIIA, encoded by the coding sequence ATGTTCGCTGATACTTCGCACCGCGACGTCGCTTCGCGGAGACGCTGGTTGCAAACATGTAGCAGCGGATTTGGGATGCTTGCTTTATCGAGCCTGCAGCAGCAAGCAACGGCCGCGCCGACGGTACCGTTGGTCAATCCGAAAGCCAAGAGCGTGATCTTGTGCTACATGTCCGGGGGCGTTTCGCACGTCGATTCGTTCGATCCGAAACCGCAACTGGTCAAAGACCATGGCAAATCGATGCCGGTCAAGGTCGAACGAACCCAGTTCAACAACAACGGCAAGATCTTCGGTAGTCCGTTCGCCTTCAAGCCTTACGGCGAAAGCGGGTTGGAGATCAGCGAGATCTTTCCCGAACTCGGCAGTTGTGCCGATCATTTGGCGATCGTCCGTTCGGCGACGACCAACGTCAACGAACACGCTCAAGGTAACTTCGCGATCCACACTGGCTTCCCTTTTTTGGGGCATCCCAGTGCCGGTGCGTGGATCAGTTATGGGTTAGGGGCGGCGAACGAGAACCTGCCCAGCTACGTCGTGTTGCAGAGCGGCGGCGCGGTGCCACCTCATGGCGGCGTCGGGTTGTTCAGCAGCGGTTACCTTCCGGCTCAACATCAGGCTTCGATTCTGCAAGCCGACAAACTCGATGCGGTTCCGAACATCCGGCCCGCGCAATCGCTGACGTTGCAGCGACAACGGCTCGACTTCGTCCGCCAGATCGATTCGGAGTTTGCCGATTTGGCGCGGAACCGTCAGGTCGACGCAGCGATCGAAAATTTTGAAACAGCGTTTCGGATGCAATCGGCGGTGCCGGAGATCTGTGACATCTCCGACGAAACCGATGCGACGATGAGTCTGTACGGGATCGACGATCCCGATCCATCACGGTCCGCGTATGGCCGCCAAGCGTTGTTGGCACGGAAATTGGTCGAACAGGGCGTCCGTTTTGTCGAACTCTCTTGTCTCACGCGAGGGATCGGGGCCGGCGGCGCAGCGAACCCTTGGGATCAACATGGCGACTTGGAGAAAGGGCATCGCGCGATGGCAGGGCAAGTCGACCGGCCGATCGCGGCGCTGATCAAAGATCTCGAAGCCCGTGGACTGTTGGATGAGACGTTGATCGTCTTCACTGGTGAGTTCGGTCGAACGCCTTTCTCGCAAGGTTCCAACGGTCGCGATCACAATCCGTTCGGTTTCAGTTTATGGTTGGCTGGCGGCGGAATCCGCGGCGGAACGACTTACGGAGCGACCGACGAGCTGGGCTACCGTGCGGTGGAAAAGCCCTGCACGATTTACGACGTCTGGGCGACGGTGCTGCATCAATTAGGCATCGACCACGAAAAGTTGACTTTCCGTTCCGGCGGCCGCGACTTTCGGCTGACTGATGTGCACGGCAATGTGTTGAACGAGATCATCGCCTGA
- a CDS encoding DUF1553 domain-containing protein — translation MNRLRSIALSLLILAAGTSASAADAFAPEDVEFFEAKIRPVLVEHCYECHNSESTAEAELALDWRTPLRKGGHSGPSLGEPTNDSFLLKVMRHEIEGLEMPEGGEKLSDAILADFETWIARGAPDPRDAPPSAEELAQSTSWEAIRDKRAKWWSFQPIAKASPPDGDNGWSADPIDRFMYEKMQAAGLQPAAAADRLTLVRRLYFALTGLPPTPQQIDAFVDDPAADAYENLVDELLQSPHFGERWARHWMDWFRYAQSHGSEGDPRIAGATLYRDYLIRALNRDVPYDQLVREHIAGDRLPEPRIDESLGINESLIGTAHWRMVFHGFAPTDALDERVRFTDDAIDVVSKAFLGLTVSCARCHNHKFDAISQADYYAFAGIVGSTRPGRAAIDLPSRLNRHRETLTEMKPKIRDAIVADWQPVVDGLAERLTSSSASESDAKDLHAVLRPWAATQRAVAAGETFSAAWQRQIDEFETLQNQRAAFEKASHPYDWQLGEPNTETEWFAYGNGLVPESGRESKRQPQPTSAGEFAIAESGPVLRGIYPAGLVANLVSNKQAAVLTSEDFRVADDQRLWVQIAGDGASSSRFVVQNYPRNGTVYPVTKLSGAKASRWHWQQYDLSYWSGDDLHIELATARDAPLLVKDSDRSWFGIRRAVVTEPGQQPPADWREPLGPLFATALEQPPASLDALAAIYATAIGDAIQAWQAGMMTDPQALLLDASVQQNLLPNGLDQLPAAKPLIEGYRRLEAEIPVPRRVPTLAEWQGHDHPLYIRGDHKQPDQPIPRRFLEAFDAEPYQTDLSGRDQLAEDLVGGDNPLTARVIVNRIWHHLFGRGIVATTDNFGRLGVPPTHPELLDYLANNFRDNGWSIKQLIRQIVTSETWRQQSTPSAKALDVDPDNLWLSYRTTSRLEAEAIRDSLLLVSGRLQTTPPEGAVRGDSDRRSVYVNVIRNSLDPFLSSFDAPVPFSCKGRRDVTNVPAQALMMLNNNFVLRAAQRLSQDILTDESLLDPAQRVGAIWRRCFGRPPSESELRAATGFLQQSQSANEAIRQRIAQRDQQIAQQREQIDQITIPTHKRLLSALNRPTQGGTAADDSLPTPLRHWDFGRLATDATAKEQLTLHGTARLSDGALIVDGGGWAASAALPESIAAKSLEVVVQLDDLQQHGGAALSIQTTDGVLFDAIVFAEREPRRWMSGSDHGRRTQNLQAGVEDQADQQPIHLVITYGKDGTITCYRNGQVYGTPYNTGVQTFPPDRTQVIFGMRHGTRATGGRMLKGRIYDARLYDVALSETEVQALASQAVNVITREQIIAALEPVQREQLLVLETQLATLQRQRDETASAPGPQQHWIDFAHSLLNMKEFLYVR, via the coding sequence ATGAACCGACTTCGATCGATCGCCCTGAGTCTGCTGATCCTGGCGGCTGGAACCTCTGCGTCAGCAGCCGACGCGTTCGCCCCCGAGGACGTTGAATTCTTTGAAGCAAAGATCCGCCCGGTTTTGGTGGAGCATTGTTACGAATGCCACAACAGCGAATCGACGGCCGAAGCGGAGCTGGCGTTGGATTGGCGGACGCCGCTACGAAAGGGAGGCCATTCGGGGCCTTCGTTAGGCGAGCCAACGAACGACAGTTTTTTGTTGAAGGTGATGCGGCACGAGATCGAAGGGCTTGAGATGCCCGAGGGAGGCGAGAAGCTGAGCGATGCGATTCTTGCCGATTTCGAAACCTGGATTGCTCGAGGCGCCCCCGATCCTCGCGACGCTCCGCCGTCGGCCGAGGAGCTGGCCCAATCGACTTCGTGGGAAGCGATTCGGGACAAGCGAGCGAAGTGGTGGAGCTTCCAACCGATCGCAAAAGCTTCCCCGCCCGATGGCGACAATGGTTGGTCGGCCGATCCGATCGATCGGTTCATGTATGAAAAAATGCAAGCGGCGGGATTGCAGCCCGCCGCAGCGGCCGATCGTTTGACGCTGGTTCGGCGGCTCTATTTTGCATTGACCGGTCTGCCGCCAACGCCCCAGCAAATCGATGCGTTTGTCGACGATCCCGCCGCCGACGCCTATGAAAATCTTGTCGACGAATTGTTGCAGTCGCCGCATTTCGGCGAGCGTTGGGCGAGGCATTGGATGGATTGGTTTCGATATGCCCAGTCGCACGGTAGCGAAGGGGATCCGCGAATTGCAGGGGCTACGCTTTACCGCGACTACCTGATCCGGGCTCTCAATCGAGACGTGCCCTACGATCAATTGGTCCGCGAGCATATCGCCGGGGATCGGTTGCCCGAACCTCGGATCGATGAATCGCTTGGCATCAACGAATCTTTGATCGGCACGGCGCACTGGCGGATGGTCTTTCATGGCTTTGCCCCGACCGACGCTTTGGATGAACGCGTTCGATTTACAGACGATGCGATCGATGTCGTCAGTAAAGCGTTTTTGGGACTGACCGTTTCCTGTGCTCGATGCCACAACCATAAGTTCGACGCGATCAGCCAAGCCGACTACTACGCCTTTGCGGGAATTGTCGGATCGACCCGTCCGGGGCGGGCGGCGATCGATCTCCCCAGTCGATTGAATCGACATCGGGAGACCTTAACGGAAATGAAACCGAAGATCCGCGATGCGATAGTCGCCGATTGGCAGCCCGTCGTCGATGGGCTGGCCGAGCGTTTGACCTCGTCGTCGGCAAGCGAATCGGATGCGAAGGATCTGCATGCGGTGCTGCGGCCCTGGGCCGCGACGCAGCGGGCGGTTGCTGCCGGAGAAACTTTTTCCGCCGCGTGGCAGCGGCAGATCGACGAATTTGAAACGCTGCAAAATCAACGCGCTGCGTTCGAGAAAGCGTCTCATCCGTACGATTGGCAACTCGGAGAACCGAACACCGAAACAGAATGGTTTGCTTACGGCAACGGATTGGTGCCCGAGTCCGGTCGGGAATCGAAGCGGCAACCGCAACCGACGTCGGCGGGCGAATTCGCCATCGCCGAATCGGGGCCAGTGCTACGAGGAATCTATCCGGCGGGCTTGGTGGCGAATTTGGTCAGCAACAAGCAAGCGGCGGTGCTGACGTCGGAGGACTTTCGCGTCGCCGACGATCAACGCTTGTGGGTCCAGATCGCTGGCGACGGGGCGTCGTCGAGTCGGTTTGTGGTGCAGAACTATCCTCGAAATGGAACCGTCTATCCTGTCACAAAACTATCGGGGGCGAAGGCCTCGCGTTGGCATTGGCAGCAGTACGATTTGAGCTACTGGAGTGGAGACGACCTGCACATCGAATTGGCCACCGCGCGGGACGCGCCGCTGTTGGTCAAGGATAGCGATCGCTCCTGGTTTGGGATTCGACGCGCCGTGGTCACCGAACCCGGTCAGCAGCCGCCAGCCGACTGGCGAGAACCGCTTGGGCCGTTGTTCGCAACCGCGTTGGAACAGCCCCCGGCTTCCTTGGACGCTTTGGCCGCGATCTATGCGACGGCGATTGGCGACGCGATTCAGGCGTGGCAAGCGGGGATGATGACCGATCCGCAAGCGTTGTTGCTGGACGCGTCTGTTCAACAAAATCTATTGCCCAACGGGTTGGATCAATTGCCGGCCGCGAAGCCGTTGATCGAAGGATACCGCCGTTTGGAAGCGGAAATCCCGGTGCCTCGCCGCGTGCCGACGCTGGCCGAATGGCAAGGGCACGATCACCCGTTGTACATTCGCGGCGATCACAAACAGCCCGACCAACCGATCCCGCGGCGTTTTTTGGAAGCGTTTGATGCGGAACCCTATCAGACCGACCTGAGTGGTCGAGATCAACTGGCTGAGGATCTGGTCGGCGGCGACAATCCGTTGACCGCGCGGGTGATCGTTAACCGAATTTGGCATCACTTGTTTGGACGCGGGATCGTCGCGACGACCGACAATTTTGGCCGACTGGGCGTTCCGCCGACCCATCCGGAATTGTTGGACTACCTGGCCAACAACTTCCGCGACAACGGCTGGTCGATCAAACAACTGATCCGCCAGATCGTGACCAGCGAAACGTGGCGCCAGCAATCGACGCCCTCTGCCAAGGCACTCGATGTCGATCCCGACAACTTATGGCTCTCGTATCGAACGACATCGCGATTGGAAGCCGAAGCGATTCGCGATTCCCTGCTGTTGGTTTCGGGGCGTTTGCAGACGACGCCGCCCGAGGGAGCGGTCCGCGGCGACAGCGATCGCCGGTCGGTCTATGTCAACGTGATTCGCAACTCCTTGGATCCGTTCTTGAGCAGCTTCGACGCACCGGTTCCATTCAGCTGCAAAGGCCGCCGCGACGTCACCAACGTCCCCGCCCAAGCTTTGATGATGCTGAATAATAATTTTGTGCTCAGAGCCGCTCAACGTTTGTCGCAAGACATCTTGACCGACGAATCGTTACTCGATCCTGCGCAGCGGGTCGGTGCCATTTGGCGCCGCTGTTTCGGACGCCCTCCTAGCGAATCAGAGCTGCGAGCGGCAACCGGTTTTCTGCAGCAAAGCCAATCTGCAAACGAAGCGATTCGCCAGCGGATCGCCCAGCGGGACCAACAGATCGCGCAGCAGCGAGAACAAATCGATCAGATCACCATCCCGACCCACAAGCGTCTGTTGTCCGCCCTGAACCGGCCGACGCAGGGGGGAACTGCGGCCGACGACTCGCTCCCCACGCCGTTGCGGCACTGGGATTTCGGACGGCTGGCAACCGACGCGACAGCGAAAGAGCAATTGACCCTTCACGGCACCGCGCGCTTAAGCGACGGGGCTCTCATCGTTGACGGCGGCGGTTGGGCCGCGTCCGCTGCGTTGCCTGAATCGATTGCGGCGAAGTCGCTCGAGGTTGTCGTGCAGTTGGACGATTTACAGCAGCACGGCGGTGCCGCACTGTCGATCCAGACGACCGATGGTGTGCTGTTCGATGCGATCGTGTTTGCCGAGCGCGAACCGCGTCGCTGGATGAGCGGCAGCGACCATGGGCGTCGAACTCAAAACTTGCAAGCCGGTGTAGAAGACCAGGCGGATCAGCAGCCCATCCATCTCGTGATCACCTATGGCAAGGATGGCACGATCACTTGTTATCGCAACGGACAGGTCTACGGAACGCCTTACAACACGGGCGTGCAAACGTTTCCCCCCGATCGGACTCAGGTCATCTTCGGAATGCGTCACGGCACGCGAGCGACTGGGGGACGGATGCTGAAAGGGCGGATCTACGACGCGCGACTGTACGACGTGGCGCTGTCGGAAACGGAGGTGCAGGCGTTGGCATCCCAAGCCGTCAACGTGATCACTCGTGAACAGATCATCGCCGCGTTGGAACCCGTCCAGCGGGAACAACTGTTGGTATTGGAAACGCAACTGGCTACGCTGCAGCGTCAACGCGACGAGACTGCTTCGGCGCCGGGACCGCAACAACATTGGATCGACTTTGCCCATTCGCTGCTCAATATGAAGGAGTTCCTCTATGTTCGCTGA